A region from the Beduinella massiliensis genome encodes:
- a CDS encoding MerR family transcriptional regulator, whose translation MRAVRIKASEMQQMFNLSANGIKLYEKHGILRPRRAADGNYRLYGQHEMQAMGCSLQYRHYGFSIQQTARLLTQSSEQEQIGALQARAAQIDDEIDRLYKIRKSLCLHAQRAAHALELLSDCAVEEKPAMYFLGSQRGKSFSSKAAPSMIGGWIERYAPHLSAAILLDGPYFVDPSFAREPLSGVAVDAEMAISLGLQQSEFVTYLPPKQCVVTAFRTRSIPFDFSEARARIFSYARAHQLSMHGGGLCRLALSARDGDGMTDLMLLWAVIQHDERQFGEMR comes from the coding sequence AGAATCAAGGCTTCGGAAATGCAGCAGATGTTCAACCTGTCCGCCAACGGGATTAAGCTGTACGAAAAGCACGGCATTTTGCGCCCGCGCCGCGCCGCTGACGGGAATTACCGGCTGTATGGCCAGCACGAGATGCAGGCGATGGGCTGCAGCCTGCAATACCGCCATTACGGCTTTTCCATTCAGCAGACGGCCAGGCTGCTCACCCAATCGAGCGAGCAGGAACAGATCGGTGCTCTGCAGGCCCGCGCCGCGCAGATCGACGATGAAATCGACCGGCTGTACAAGATTCGCAAGAGCCTGTGCCTGCACGCGCAGCGCGCGGCCCACGCGCTGGAACTGCTCAGCGACTGCGCGGTGGAGGAAAAGCCCGCGATGTACTTTCTCGGCTCTCAGCGTGGCAAGAGCTTTTCCAGCAAAGCCGCCCCCTCGATGATCGGCGGATGGATCGAGCGCTACGCGCCGCACCTGTCCGCGGCCATTCTGCTGGACGGCCCGTACTTCGTCGATCCGTCCTTTGCGCGGGAACCCCTGTCCGGCGTCGCGGTAGACGCGGAGATGGCGATCAGCCTCGGCCTTCAACAGTCGGAGTTCGTCACCTATCTGCCCCCCAAGCAGTGCGTGGTCACGGCCTTTCGCACCCGCTCCATCCCCTTCGACTTTTCGGAGGCGCGGGCGCGCATCTTCTCCTATGCCCGCGCGCATCAGCTCAGCATGCACGGCGGCGGGCTGTGCCGCCTTGCGCTGAGCGCGCGCGACGGGGACGGCATGACGGATCTGATGCTCCTGTGGGCGGTCATCCAGCACGACGAAAGGCAATTCGGCGAAATGCGCTGA
- a CDS encoding GntR family transcriptional regulator codes for MYERVYQILRNRIECGLLPTGSSLPSRSNLCEEFGISEKTIRRALQMLKEKGLIDTQQRKRPVVTYDCSAVHQTTRLALEKIDAEVTDDVLKTGLLLCYPVIKNGISLCRKGDLEVPRRIFENMAAADADEFWRLSKRFWRFFVARNENDLILRVVDSLGLAELKPLREHEANRIRYREQLQGFLRIVERGDAPESAPFDNMSGLYGFTEGDTPAFHVPADSVVVLGRTQLEKLLSAAEVRYAAVYMDLLGLIAVGRYKRGDKLPTHKELQEIYGVCVDTTLKAIQMMQEWGVVKAVRGNGIFVEMSQEELNKIQIPAHLVANQVRRYLDSLELLALTIEGTASCAAPHIAQSEIQTVKHKIDRLWNEEYLYGRTPAVLLDFIVEHTGIDTLNGVYALLQRNLRIGRSIPALLHTTKTAANCEIHQECVIAIDQLTAENHAAFAEKTAGVFRHIHCLVIEACKRLGYYEAAMEAYDGGALWK; via the coding sequence ATGTACGAGCGGGTGTATCAGATTCTCAGGAACAGGATTGAATGCGGGCTGCTGCCGACAGGGTCAAGCCTTCCCTCCCGCAGCAATTTGTGCGAGGAATTTGGCATTTCGGAAAAGACAATTCGACGTGCGTTGCAGATGCTGAAAGAAAAAGGCCTGATTGACACGCAGCAGCGAAAGCGTCCTGTTGTCACGTACGACTGTAGTGCCGTCCATCAGACGACCCGGCTTGCGCTGGAAAAAATAGACGCCGAGGTGACGGACGACGTATTGAAGACGGGCCTGCTGCTGTGTTACCCCGTGATAAAAAATGGGATTTCTCTCTGCCGAAAAGGAGATCTGGAAGTACCACGTAGGATTTTTGAAAACATGGCCGCGGCGGACGCAGATGAGTTTTGGAGATTGTCGAAGCGTTTTTGGAGATTTTTTGTGGCCCGAAATGAGAATGATCTCATCCTTCGGGTGGTAGACAGCCTGGGGCTCGCAGAACTGAAGCCGCTGCGGGAACATGAGGCGAATCGGATCAGGTACCGGGAGCAGCTTCAGGGGTTTTTGCGGATCGTTGAACGCGGCGATGCCCCGGAGAGCGCTCCCTTTGACAATATGTCCGGGCTCTATGGCTTTACAGAGGGGGATACTCCCGCGTTTCATGTTCCGGCCGACTCGGTGGTGGTGCTCGGAAGGACGCAGCTGGAAAAGCTCTTGTCGGCGGCGGAGGTGCGATACGCGGCGGTGTATATGGACCTTTTGGGCCTCATAGCGGTGGGGCGGTACAAGCGAGGGGATAAGCTGCCCACGCATAAGGAATTGCAGGAAATATACGGCGTTTGCGTGGATACGACCCTCAAAGCAATACAAATGATGCAGGAATGGGGCGTTGTAAAGGCGGTACGCGGCAATGGCATCTTTGTGGAGATGAGCCAGGAGGAATTGAATAAAATCCAGATTCCCGCTCATTTAGTCGCCAATCAGGTTCGGCGCTATCTGGACAGTTTGGAGTTGCTGGCCCTAACGATCGAGGGAACAGCCAGCTGCGCCGCGCCGCATATTGCGCAGAGCGAGATACAGACGGTAAAGCATAAGATCGACCGCCTGTGGAATGAAGAGTACCTATACGGCCGTACCCCCGCCGTGCTTCTGGATTTTATTGTCGAGCATACGGGAATCGATACGCTGAATGGCGTTTACGCACTCCTGCAAAGGAACCTGCGGATCGGCCGCAGTATTCCGGCCCTGCTCCACACGACGAAGACGGCTGCAAACTGCGAAATTCATCAGGAGTGCGTAATCGCGATCGATCAGCTCACCGCCGAAAATCACGCGGCCTTTGCGGAAAAGACTGCCGGGGTATTTCGCCATATCCATTGCTTGGTGATCGAAGCGTGCAAGCGGTTGGGCTATTACGAGGCTGCCATGGAGGCTTATGACGGCGGTGCTTTGTGGAAATGA
- a CDS encoding diguanylate cyclase domain-containing protein, with product MKNTEKKRAAKSAEALAYTNVRRGFIACLILGMMVFVLQNAFLAYKNMKQTARTIQQSVSAQVSDKVNESLKLLKSLASLQIFYEPGIAWEEKVSKLDKINEYYGYMFICYVDKDIVVYTIGEEPASLASREHMQKVYASKQSYVTDSFVAGADGKTLNYTVIVPLLQDGVLTGSLFATVVLDDISALLKEITSSTTADAVLIGSKGQVMCATNGTVYGSSILDILDDYKLYGATADQIEEQMLNRKAGSFRSSVGAELRFTEYGPVENANWDVVVTVGFWPEFFSMLPSAGFVLLGMLLLLLGLYYFVNYHARLQANSIEHMVNAVQEIKKKVCQSSDPSELFDYENILQLSSRGLNDDLTGVFTRVIFLDRAEAMLQEKQEKRDGQTFALCFIDLDNLKTLNDKNGHLAGDIALKRIGSVLREYSVKYDGIVGRYGGDEFILILRDIDDREELDAVLKEMVGRLTFDVRCEDKDITVHCSIGVSLWHPEFSLGTLIANADKALYDVKCHGKANYSIYLYGEHDEI from the coding sequence ATGAAAAACACAGAAAAGAAGCGAGCTGCCAAAAGTGCCGAGGCATTGGCCTACACCAATGTCCGCAGGGGTTTTATTGCCTGCCTGATTTTAGGCATGATGGTTTTTGTGCTTCAAAATGCGTTTCTTGCTTACAAAAATATGAAGCAGACGGCCCGGACGATTCAGCAGAGCGTCTCCGCACAGGTGTCGGACAAGGTCAATGAATCGCTCAAGCTGCTGAAATCCCTGGCCTCGCTTCAGATTTTTTACGAGCCCGGCATCGCCTGGGAAGAAAAGGTCTCCAAGCTGGATAAAATCAACGAATACTATGGATACATGTTCATCTGCTACGTGGACAAGGACATCGTTGTGTATACCATAGGCGAAGAACCCGCCAGCCTGGCCAGCCGCGAGCATATGCAGAAGGTATACGCCTCCAAGCAGTCCTACGTGACGGACAGCTTTGTCGCCGGAGCCGACGGCAAGACGCTGAACTATACCGTCATCGTCCCGCTGCTGCAGGATGGCGTCCTGACGGGCAGCCTGTTCGCCACGGTCGTCCTGGACGACATCTCCGCGCTCTTGAAGGAGATTACCTCCTCCACGACGGCGGACGCGGTGCTGATTGGCTCCAAGGGGCAGGTCATGTGCGCTACGAACGGCACGGTCTACGGTTCATCCATCCTTGACATTCTGGACGACTACAAGCTCTATGGGGCGACCGCCGACCAGATCGAGGAACAGATGCTGAACCGAAAGGCCGGCTCCTTCCGCAGCAGCGTTGGCGCCGAGCTCCGGTTCACCGAGTACGGCCCCGTAGAAAACGCCAACTGGGACGTGGTGGTCACCGTCGGCTTCTGGCCGGAGTTCTTCTCCATGCTGCCCTCCGCGGGCTTTGTCCTGCTTGGGATGCTGCTGCTCCTGTTGGGGCTGTACTATTTCGTAAATTATCACGCCAGGCTCCAGGCGAATAGCATCGAGCATATGGTCAACGCCGTGCAGGAGATCAAAAAGAAGGTCTGCCAGAGCAGCGACCCCTCGGAGCTATTCGATTATGAGAATATCCTTCAGCTGTCCAGCAGAGGCCTGAACGACGATTTGACGGGCGTGTTTACCCGGGTTATTTTTCTGGACCGGGCGGAAGCGATGCTGCAGGAAAAGCAGGAGAAGCGCGACGGGCAGACCTTTGCCCTCTGCTTTATCGATCTGGACAATTTAAAGACGCTCAACGACAAGAACGGCCACTTAGCCGGTGACATAGCCCTGAAAAGGATCGGCTCCGTCCTGCGGGAGTATAGCGTCAAATACGATGGAATTGTGGGGCGGTACGGCGGCGACGAATTCATTCTGATTCTGCGGGACATCGACGACCGCGAGGAACTGGACGCCGTCCTGAAGGAGATGGTCGGCAGATTAACGTTTGACGTGCGCTGCGAGGACAAGGACATTACGGTTCATTGCAGCATCGGCGTTAGCCTTTGGCATCCGGAATTTTCGCTGGGCACGCTGATCGCCAACGCGGATAAAGCGCTCTATGATGTGAAATGTCACGGGAAGGCCAATTATTCCATCTATTTGTACGGTGAGCACGATGAAATTTAG
- a CDS encoding hybrid sensor histidine kinase/response regulator produces MLSAVVVSLLSAGYWLYQRSVREVIHATTVSFMEQIAEHDRQNMLNQMDSKWSALMTITNRINAAREYSLAEVFTDLKLNVVSGTFQRLYLVTDEGSVYAHTGLKTDLNDMAWKEDYLIADGYFASIYRESTREHWGEYMVCGAKLSEPVRCGETHVVGIVGLVPVSSIEAQMRLESFNQMGMTVIIQSNGEIVTSSTVYEDDATNNYLSFLANVTLQKGYTQAVVHDAIQRGERQLFRFSVNDKGFYTLIEPLSDIYRSGWSLVVQLSDKITTDQVHRLLLQSLVFFVLIGIVCLLTVVFIYRQMNEVKTLRIVEQTKTKFLANMSHEIRTPLNGISGLCYLMQESLDDKDKLKEYLQKTLVTTTFLKDIINDVLDMSKIESGQLELICRDLNLDELLSEVNKLLETQAHDKGVAFTIEGRGLKQNWVIGDAIRLKQILMNLLGNAIKFTPAEGSVVLTATQTLDNGIANTTFVIRDTGCGMSQEFLTRIWQPFEQENRTISKNGTGLGTTISKNLVEKMGGTISVDSRPEQGTVFTITIPLPISKKSGAAREQASRKSAADIKGMRILVVEDNELNRMIVTTVLTEQGCLLTEAVNGKEAVDIFEASPAKAFDLILMDVQMPVMDGYEAARRIRRSGHPDARSIVIFAVTASAFQEDLDKALNAGMNDTLTKPLDIAKLLDKIGRLEMRKR; encoded by the coding sequence GTGTTGTCCGCGGTCGTCGTCAGCCTGCTGTCCGCCGGTTACTGGCTTTATCAAAGAAGCGTTCGCGAGGTCATCCACGCCACAACCGTATCCTTCATGGAGCAGATCGCGGAGCACGACCGGCAGAACATGCTCAACCAGATGGACAGCAAATGGTCGGCGCTTATGACGATCACAAACCGCATCAACGCCGCAAGAGAGTATTCGCTCGCGGAGGTCTTCACTGACTTGAAGCTCAACGTGGTCTCCGGGACGTTTCAGCGGCTGTACCTGGTGACGGACGAAGGGAGCGTATACGCGCATACCGGCCTGAAAACGGATTTAAACGACATGGCCTGGAAGGAAGATTACCTGATCGCCGACGGCTATTTCGCCTCCATCTACCGTGAGAGCACCCGCGAGCACTGGGGGGAATACATGGTCTGCGGGGCAAAGCTGTCCGAGCCTGTCCGGTGCGGCGAGACGCACGTGGTCGGCATCGTCGGCCTGGTGCCCGTCTCCTCTATCGAAGCGCAGATGCGCCTGGAAAGCTTTAACCAGATGGGCATGACCGTCATCATCCAGTCCAACGGCGAAATCGTGACGTCCAGTACGGTCTACGAGGACGACGCCACGAACAACTACCTGAGCTTTCTGGCGAACGTCACCCTGCAGAAGGGCTACACCCAGGCCGTGGTTCACGACGCCATCCAGCGGGGAGAGCGGCAGCTCTTTCGGTTCTCCGTGAACGACAAGGGATTTTACACGCTGATCGAGCCGCTAAGCGACATATACCGCTCCGGCTGGAGCCTGGTCGTTCAGCTTTCCGACAAGATCACCACGGATCAGGTGCACAGGCTCCTGCTACAGTCGCTGGTGTTCTTCGTGCTGATCGGCATCGTATGTCTTTTGACCGTGGTCTTTATCTACCGGCAGATGAACGAGGTGAAAACCCTCCGCATCGTGGAACAGACCAAGACGAAGTTCCTGGCGAATATGAGCCACGAGATCCGCACGCCGCTCAATGGCATATCGGGGCTGTGCTACCTCATGCAGGAGAGCCTGGACGACAAGGACAAATTAAAAGAGTACCTGCAAAAAACGCTCGTGACGACCACGTTTTTAAAGGACATCATCAACGACGTTCTGGACATGTCAAAGATCGAAAGCGGTCAGCTGGAGCTGATTTGCCGGGATTTGAACCTGGACGAGCTGCTGTCCGAGGTAAACAAGCTGCTGGAGACGCAGGCCCACGACAAGGGAGTTGCCTTTACAATAGAAGGTCGGGGCCTGAAACAAAACTGGGTCATCGGGGACGCGATCCGACTCAAGCAAATCCTGATGAACCTCCTGGGCAACGCCATCAAGTTTACGCCGGCAGAGGGCTCCGTCGTGCTGACCGCTACCCAGACGTTGGACAACGGAATCGCCAACACCACCTTCGTCATCCGGGATACCGGCTGCGGCATGAGCCAGGAATTTCTGACGCGGATTTGGCAGCCCTTTGAGCAGGAGAACCGGACGATCTCTAAAAACGGCACGGGCCTCGGCACGACGATCAGCAAGAATCTGGTGGAGAAGATGGGTGGTACGATCTCTGTGGACAGCAGGCCGGAACAGGGCACCGTCTTCACCATCACGATCCCCCTTCCGATTTCAAAGAAGTCCGGCGCGGCGCGGGAGCAGGCCTCCCGGAAGTCCGCGGCCGACATAAAAGGCATGCGCATTCTCGTCGTGGAGGACAACGAGCTGAACAGGATGATCGTCACAACGGTCTTAACAGAGCAGGGCTGCCTTTTGACAGAGGCCGTCAACGGCAAGGAGGCCGTAGATATCTTTGAGGCCAGTCCGGCAAAGGCCTTCGACCTGATCCTGATGGACGTGCAGATGCCGGTGATGGACGGATACGAAGCGGCGCGACGCATTCGGCGGAGCGGCCATCCGGATGCCAGGAGCATCGTCATCTTTGCCGTGACCGCCAGCGCGTTCCAGGAGGATCTGGACAAAGCGCTGAACGCAGGCATGAACGACACGCTCACAAAGCCGTTGGATATCGCCAAGCTGTTGGATAAAATCGGACGTTTGGAAATGAGGAAAAGATAA